One genomic segment of Nonomuraea coxensis DSM 45129 includes these proteins:
- a CDS encoding HAD domain-containing protein has translation MRPLLLLDVDGVLNPIGRPHPGYRRYRCVVEGETYVVHLDPGHGRRLLDLAEGTGAELVWATTWEHHANEWIAPRIGLPSLPVVTVNTGTAPVSERGEMFKTPAVAAYAGRRPFVWFDDQVWAEDEEYLRVHQGVGDFLLVQVAPKGGLTSDHLGMAREWLTLTGFSQGP, from the coding sequence GTGAGACCGCTGCTGCTGCTCGACGTGGACGGCGTGCTCAACCCGATCGGCCGCCCGCACCCCGGCTACCGGCGTTACCGCTGCGTCGTCGAGGGCGAGACGTACGTCGTGCACCTCGACCCCGGGCACGGCCGCCGGCTGCTCGACCTGGCCGAGGGGACCGGGGCGGAGCTGGTGTGGGCGACGACGTGGGAGCACCACGCGAACGAGTGGATCGCGCCGCGTATCGGCCTGCCCTCGCTGCCCGTCGTCACGGTGAACACCGGCACGGCGCCGGTGAGCGAGCGCGGCGAGATGTTCAAGACCCCGGCGGTGGCGGCGTACGCGGGGCGGCGGCCGTTCGTCTGGTTCGACGACCAGGTGTGGGCGGAGGACGAGGAGTATCTCAGGGTCCATCAGGGTGTCGGCGATTTCCTGCTCGTCCAGGTGGCTCCCAAGGGCGGACTGACCAGCGATCATCTGGGCATGGCAAGGGAGTGGCTGACCCTCACAGGGTTTTCTCAGGGTCCCTGA
- a CDS encoding PspC domain-containing protein, producing the protein MYRSREHRILAGVCGGLADKLGMPPTLVRILWLLLSLIPGPLWVVYVAMWILVPEEPKGYRTV; encoded by the coding sequence ATGTACCGCTCCCGAGAGCACAGAATCCTCGCCGGCGTCTGCGGCGGCCTCGCCGACAAGCTGGGCATGCCCCCCACGCTGGTCCGGATCCTCTGGCTGCTCCTCTCCCTCATCCCCGGACCGCTCTGGGTCGTCTACGTCGCCATGTGGATCCTCGTCCCCGAGGAGCCCAAGGGTTACCGCACCGTCTGA
- a CDS encoding alpha/beta fold hydrolase: MPTFAAHDGTTLAYHVHGSGGRPLVCLPGGPQASAYLGDLGGLSAHRRVITLDPRGTGESATPADAATYRCDRQVADVEALRAHLGEDRLDLLGHCGGANLAVQYAARHPARIARLLLITPSTRATGVDIAGEARREVARSRAAEPWFAEAYAALERITAGEGRPGDGTLIAPFTYGRWDAPARAHHAEGERRLNRKAAAGFGAEGAFDPAATRAALKALDAPVLVLAGEADVAGPPPAMAEVARLFRRAGLVVQPGAGHFPWLDDPLWFAETLRNWLDQTVR; this comes from the coding sequence ATGCCGACTTTCGCCGCCCATGACGGCACCACGCTCGCCTACCACGTCCACGGCTCCGGGGGCCGGCCGCTCGTCTGCCTGCCGGGCGGGCCGCAGGCGTCGGCGTACCTGGGCGACCTGGGCGGGCTGTCCGCGCACCGGCGGGTGATCACCCTGGACCCGCGCGGCACCGGGGAGTCCGCGACGCCGGCCGACGCCGCGACGTACCGGTGCGACCGGCAGGTCGCCGACGTGGAGGCGCTGCGCGCGCACCTCGGCGAGGACCGCCTCGACCTCCTCGGCCACTGCGGGGGCGCCAACCTCGCCGTCCAGTACGCCGCCCGCCACCCCGCCAGGATCGCCCGCCTCCTCCTGATCACCCCCAGCACCCGGGCGACCGGCGTCGACATCGCCGGGGAGGCGCGCCGCGAGGTCGCCCGCTCACGCGCCGCCGAGCCCTGGTTCGCCGAGGCGTACGCGGCGCTCGAACGGATCACGGCGGGCGAGGGCCGGCCCGGCGACGGCACGCTCATCGCCCCCTTCACCTACGGGCGCTGGGACGCGCCCGCGCGGGCCCACCACGCCGAGGGGGAACGGCGGCTGAACCGGAAGGCCGCGGCCGGGTTCGGCGCCGAGGGCGCCTTCGACCCGGCGGCCACGCGCGCCGCGCTCAAGGCGCTCGACGCGCCCGTGCTCGTGCTGGCCGGCGAGGCGGACGTGGCCGGCCCGCCCCCCGCCATGGCCGAGGTCGCCCGCCTGTTCCGCCGCGCCGGGCTCGTGGTGCAGCCCGGCGCCGGCCACTTCCCGTGGCTCGACGACCCCCTGTGGTTCGCCGAGACGCTGCGGAACTGGCTGGATCAGACGGTGCGGTAA
- the lipB gene encoding lipoyl(octanoyl) transferase LipB: MRARPLTLLQDDLVDYDPAMERMTDLVGQRQRDERPDTLWLLSHPSVYTVGRRTPADHLPDPSHGIPVAETGRGGQLTYHGPGQLVGYLVVKLAEDEGIVDYVREVELRLVEALGKLGLPAERRDTPPGSELLTGVWTSGTGRKIISIGMRQSRGVTSHGFALNVDGDLTPWSWAVACGMPDVDMTSLQRELGTASMDEVRKAVAEAFEASA; the protein is encoded by the coding sequence ATGAGGGCAAGGCCGCTGACACTCCTCCAGGACGATCTCGTCGACTACGACCCCGCGATGGAGCGCATGACCGACCTCGTCGGGCAGCGCCAGCGGGACGAACGCCCCGACACGCTCTGGCTGCTCAGCCATCCGTCCGTCTACACCGTCGGCCGCCGCACCCCGGCCGACCACCTGCCCGACCCCTCGCACGGCATCCCCGTCGCCGAGACCGGCCGCGGCGGGCAGCTCACCTACCACGGCCCCGGGCAGCTCGTCGGCTACCTCGTCGTCAAGCTCGCCGAGGACGAGGGCATCGTCGACTACGTCCGCGAGGTGGAGCTGCGCCTGGTGGAGGCGCTGGGCAAGCTCGGGCTGCCGGCCGAGCGCCGCGACACCCCGCCCGGGTCGGAGCTGCTGACCGGCGTCTGGACGTCCGGCACCGGCCGCAAGATCATCTCCATCGGCATGCGGCAGAGCCGCGGCGTCACCAGCCACGGCTTCGCGCTCAACGTCGACGGCGACCTCACGCCGTGGAGCTGGGCGGTGGCCTGCGGCATGCCGGACGTCGACATGACCTCGCTCCAGCGCGAGCTGGGGACGGCCTCCATGGACGAGGTCCGCAAGGCCGTCGCCGAGGCGTTCGAGGCGTCCGCCTGA
- a CDS encoding amino acid permease — protein MSVDEDSRRLAELGYKQELARTWSGFSNFAISFSIISILAGCFTTFGQAWNNGGPIAISWGWPVISLFILIIGFCMAELVSAYPTAGGIYWWAAKMGKPIHGWFTGWLNLIGLIAVTASVDYGCATFLNIVLARLTGGAWAGTLPQTFLLFVIVLALHALINIFSHRLISLLQNVSVWWHVAGAVIVVAILVFAPSDHQSLGFVFGGTNNNSGFGDGSDGLPFWLYVLPLGFLLTQYTITGFDACAHVSEETHGAARTAARGLWQSIFYSAIGGWILLLAFLFAATNVDELNKQGGFVGAIFETALSSPLATVVFAISTIGQFFCGMSCVTSMSRMTYAFSRDGAVPGWRLWSKVDRNRTPVNAIIAGCVVAALITLPALYAPAGLTTPVAFYAVVSIAVIGLYLAFLIPIWLRLRMGDAFQPGPWTLGRKYKALCWIACVEIVIVSIYFIMPFSPAGVPGSDGFTWTSVNYAPIAVGVVLILIALWWTLSARHWFTGPRRTVDEETETV, from the coding sequence ATGTCCGTTGACGAGGATTCCAGGCGACTCGCCGAGCTCGGCTACAAGCAAGAGCTGGCCCGCACCTGGAGCGGATTCTCGAACTTCGCCATCTCCTTCTCCATCATCTCGATCCTCGCCGGCTGCTTCACGACCTTCGGACAGGCCTGGAACAACGGCGGCCCCATCGCCATCTCGTGGGGCTGGCCGGTGATCTCGCTGTTCATCCTCATCATCGGGTTCTGCATGGCCGAGCTGGTCTCGGCCTACCCGACGGCGGGCGGCATCTACTGGTGGGCCGCCAAGATGGGCAAGCCGATCCACGGCTGGTTCACCGGCTGGCTCAACCTCATCGGGCTCATCGCCGTCACCGCGTCGGTCGACTACGGCTGCGCCACCTTCCTCAACATCGTCCTCGCCCGCCTGACCGGCGGCGCCTGGGCGGGCACGCTCCCGCAGACGTTCCTGCTGTTCGTGATCGTGCTCGCCCTGCACGCCCTGATCAACATCTTCAGCCACCGGCTCATCTCGCTGCTGCAGAACGTGAGCGTCTGGTGGCACGTCGCCGGGGCCGTGATCGTCGTCGCGATCCTGGTCTTCGCCCCCTCCGACCACCAGTCGCTCGGCTTCGTCTTCGGCGGCACCAACAACAACTCCGGCTTCGGCGACGGCTCCGACGGCCTGCCCTTCTGGCTGTACGTGCTGCCGCTCGGCTTCCTGCTCACCCAGTACACGATCACCGGGTTCGACGCCTGCGCCCACGTCTCCGAGGAGACCCACGGCGCGGCCAGGACCGCCGCCCGCGGCCTGTGGCAGTCGATCTTCTACTCGGCGATCGGCGGCTGGATCCTGCTGCTGGCGTTCCTGTTCGCCGCCACGAACGTGGACGAGCTCAACAAACAGGGCGGATTCGTCGGCGCCATCTTCGAGACCGCGCTGTCCTCGCCGCTCGCCACGGTCGTCTTCGCCATCTCCACCATCGGCCAGTTCTTCTGCGGCATGAGCTGCGTCACCTCGATGTCACGGATGACGTACGCCTTCTCGCGGGACGGCGCGGTGCCCGGCTGGCGGCTGTGGTCGAAGGTGGACCGCAACCGCACGCCCGTCAACGCCATCATCGCCGGCTGCGTCGTGGCCGCCCTCATCACCCTGCCCGCCCTCTACGCCCCCGCGGGGCTGACCACCCCCGTCGCGTTCTACGCCGTCGTGTCGATCGCGGTCATCGGCCTCTATCTGGCCTTCCTCATCCCGATCTGGCTGCGCCTGCGCATGGGCGACGCCTTCCAGCCGGGTCCGTGGACCCTCGGACGCAAGTACAAGGCGCTCTGCTGGATCGCCTGCGTCGAGATCGTCATCGTCTCGATCTACTTCATCATGCCGTTCAGCCCCGCCGGCGTGCCGGGCAGCGACGGCTTCACCTGGACGTCGGTGAACTACGCGCCGATCGCGGTGGGCGTCGTGCTCATCCTCATCGCGCTGTGGTGGACCCTGTCGGCCCGCCACTGGTTCACCGGCCCGCGCCGGACCGTGGACGAGGAGACCGAGACCGTCTGA
- a CDS encoding type 1 glutamine amidotransferase domain-containing protein, translating to MLNGKTIAFLVAPEGVEQVELTEPWKAVKQAGGTPRLISTDSGQIQGFNHLDKADEFAVDETVDEADPASFDGLVLPGGVANPDFLRTQPAAVRFVHTFFDTGKPVAAICHAPWTLVEADVVRGRTMTSWPSLQTDLRNAGATWVDQEVVVDTEGPNTLVTSRKPDDLKAFCQAATDVFGQ from the coding sequence ATGCTGAACGGCAAGACCATCGCCTTTCTCGTCGCGCCCGAGGGCGTGGAGCAGGTGGAGCTCACCGAACCGTGGAAGGCGGTCAAGCAGGCGGGCGGCACGCCCCGGCTGATCTCCACCGACTCCGGGCAGATCCAGGGATTCAACCACCTGGACAAGGCCGACGAGTTCGCCGTGGACGAAACGGTGGACGAGGCCGACCCGGCCTCCTTCGACGGCCTCGTGCTGCCCGGAGGCGTGGCCAACCCGGACTTCCTGCGCACGCAGCCGGCCGCCGTCCGGTTCGTCCACACCTTCTTCGACACCGGCAAGCCGGTCGCGGCCATCTGCCACGCGCCCTGGACGCTGGTCGAGGCGGACGTGGTCCGCGGACGCACGATGACCTCGTGGCCCAGCCTCCAGACCGACCTCCGCAACGCCGGCGCCACCTGGGTCGACCAGGAGGTCGTGGTGGACACCGAGGGCCCGAACACCCTCGTCACCAGCCGCAAGCCGGACGACCTGAAGGCTTTCTGCCAGGCGGCGACCGACGTGTTCGGCCAGTGA
- a CDS encoding heavy-metal-associated domain-containing protein, whose product MTVTTYQVEGMTCGHCVSSVTEEVGKVAGVSGVQVDLASGAVTVTSAAPLDADAVEAAVKEAGYELAGRIELLPQAGGGCCGGSCGCG is encoded by the coding sequence ATGACCGTCACGACCTATCAGGTGGAAGGCATGACCTGCGGCCACTGCGTGAGCTCGGTGACCGAGGAGGTCGGCAAGGTGGCCGGTGTGAGCGGGGTCCAGGTGGACCTGGCGTCCGGGGCCGTGACCGTGACGAGCGCCGCGCCGCTCGACGCGGACGCGGTCGAGGCCGCCGTCAAGGAGGCGGGCTACGAGCTGGCCGGCCGGATCGAGCTGCTGCCCCAGGCGGGCGGCGGGTGCTGCGGCGGCTCCTGCGGCTGCGGCTGA
- a CDS encoding ABC transporter substrate-binding protein: MRKWLARFVALGVAVLVAGQGTTAALAQDPAAGKKIFRVGATQSMDSMNPFLAVRLVSTSIHRWMYGYLTVPDPKTLAPSPDLAESWTTSEDGLTWTFKIRQAKWSDGQPVTAEDAAWTFNKMMTDEAAKTANGPAVENFETVTANGQDLVIKLKAPQASMLENPVPIMPKHAWESVTDMANYDAEKYPSVSSGPYIAVEHKKDQYVKLQANPNYWRGKPKIDELQVIFYDNPQAAVAGLKKGDIDLLGRMTPQEFEAIQNDPNIEAWNTQGRRAAYLQVNHGATTTDGKAVGDGHPALKDVKVRQAVHYAIDKQKLVDEVQNGLAKPADGSIVPPMYKDWFWEATGEEKVTYDPAKANQILDDAGYKKGSDGVRTMPDGKRKLEFRFTIHTDTPVEDKLAEYLTAFLKEVGITVTTVKLDSSKFTEETGTTGNFDIAISGWSVNPDPEEVLATHLCSRRPAPNGEGGGTESFFCDDTFEKLYQDQLKELDRPKRVELIKQMQERLYTQAPIIAIYYTNDLEGYRKDKVTSITPIPEDKGLLYGGSGYWPFYTVDVKAAAAAGASGESGSNTGLIAGIVGVVVILGLGAFFLTRRRKSTADERE, encoded by the coding sequence ATGAGGAAATGGCTCGCGCGCTTCGTAGCGCTGGGCGTGGCGGTGTTAGTAGCAGGTCAGGGGACCACAGCGGCCCTTGCGCAGGACCCGGCGGCGGGGAAGAAGATCTTCAGGGTCGGCGCGACGCAGTCCATGGACTCGATGAACCCGTTCCTCGCGGTCCGGCTGGTCTCGACCTCCATCCACCGCTGGATGTACGGCTACCTGACGGTGCCCGACCCGAAGACCCTTGCCCCCAGCCCCGACCTCGCCGAATCGTGGACGACGTCGGAGGACGGGCTCACCTGGACGTTCAAGATCCGCCAGGCGAAGTGGTCCGACGGCCAGCCGGTCACGGCTGAGGACGCCGCCTGGACGTTCAACAAGATGATGACCGACGAGGCCGCCAAGACGGCGAACGGCCCCGCGGTGGAGAACTTCGAGACGGTCACGGCCAACGGCCAGGACCTCGTCATCAAGCTGAAGGCGCCGCAGGCGTCCATGCTGGAGAACCCGGTGCCGATCATGCCCAAGCACGCTTGGGAGTCGGTCACCGACATGGCCAACTACGACGCCGAGAAGTACCCCTCGGTGAGCAGCGGGCCCTACATCGCGGTCGAGCACAAGAAGGACCAGTACGTCAAGCTGCAGGCCAACCCCAACTACTGGCGGGGCAAGCCCAAGATCGACGAGCTCCAGGTCATCTTCTACGACAACCCGCAGGCCGCCGTCGCCGGCCTGAAGAAGGGCGACATCGACCTGCTCGGCCGGATGACCCCGCAGGAGTTCGAGGCCATCCAGAACGACCCGAACATCGAGGCCTGGAACACCCAGGGCCGGCGCGCGGCGTACCTGCAGGTCAACCACGGCGCCACCACGACCGACGGCAAGGCCGTCGGCGACGGTCACCCGGCGCTGAAGGACGTCAAGGTCCGCCAGGCCGTGCACTACGCCATCGACAAGCAGAAGCTCGTCGACGAGGTCCAGAACGGCCTCGCCAAGCCCGCCGACGGCTCGATCGTGCCGCCGATGTACAAGGACTGGTTCTGGGAGGCCACCGGCGAGGAGAAGGTCACCTACGACCCCGCCAAGGCCAACCAGATCCTCGACGACGCGGGCTACAAGAAGGGCTCCGACGGCGTCCGCACGATGCCCGACGGCAAGCGCAAGCTGGAGTTCCGCTTCACCATCCACACCGACACGCCGGTCGAGGACAAGCTCGCCGAATACCTGACCGCCTTCCTCAAGGAGGTCGGCATCACGGTCACCACGGTCAAGCTGGACTCCAGCAAGTTCACCGAGGAGACCGGCACCACCGGCAACTTCGACATCGCGATCAGCGGCTGGTCCGTCAACCCCGACCCGGAGGAGGTCCTGGCCACGCACCTGTGCAGCCGGCGGCCGGCTCCGAACGGCGAGGGCGGCGGCACGGAGTCCTTCTTCTGCGACGACACCTTCGAGAAGCTCTACCAGGACCAGCTCAAGGAGCTGGACCGGCCCAAGCGCGTCGAGCTGATCAAGCAGATGCAGGAGCGGCTCTACACCCAGGCGCCGATCATCGCCATCTACTACACCAACGACCTTGAGGGCTACCGCAAGGACAAGGTCACCAGCATCACCCCGATCCCCGAGGACAAGGGCCTGCTCTACGGCGGCAGCGGCTACTGGCCGTTCTACACCGTGGACGTCAAGGCCGCCGCGGCGGCCGGCGCGAGCGGCGAGAGCGGCTCGAACACCGGGCTCATCGCCGGGATCGTCGGCGTCGTGGTGATCCTCGGCCTGGGTGCCTTCTTCCTGACGAGGCGGCGCAAGAGCACCGCAGACGAACGCGAATGA
- a CDS encoding ABC transporter permease codes for MTTPLESAEPAVQAAGPADDRPARRGTLRYAASKAGGALFSIAMVIVGTFFLFRMLPGDPVRNLAQGRNMTPAQLDLERRRLGLDKPLIDQFFDFVGKTLRLDLGTSYEYKRPVLDLIGERIGPTLLLAGTGLVIAVSLGIWQGTRAGWRHGTRFDRFSTGLSLVLWSVPTFWLGLLLMMVLGVGIGPIPGLFPFRGIESVDAPDGFAYVLDVASHMVLPCLTLVAVVYAQYLLVMRSSLLEEVGQDYVTVARAKGLRDDDVRRRHAVPNALLPTVTLVFMRIGFVVGGAVTVETIFTWPGLGQLFYEAVRVPDFTLMQGTFLLITVAVILMNTLADVVYHILDPRVRSA; via the coding sequence ATGACCACACCTCTCGAGTCAGCGGAGCCCGCCGTCCAGGCGGCGGGCCCCGCGGACGACCGCCCCGCCCGCCGTGGCACGCTGCGTTACGCGGCGTCCAAGGCAGGCGGGGCGCTGTTCAGCATCGCCATGGTGATCGTCGGGACGTTCTTCCTTTTCCGCATGCTTCCCGGTGATCCCGTACGCAACCTGGCGCAGGGCCGCAACATGACCCCTGCGCAGCTCGACCTGGAACGTCGCCGGCTGGGCCTGGACAAGCCGCTGATCGACCAGTTCTTCGACTTCGTCGGCAAGACCCTCCGGCTCGACCTCGGCACCTCCTACGAGTACAAGCGGCCGGTGCTCGACCTCATCGGCGAGCGCATCGGCCCGACGCTGCTGCTCGCCGGCACCGGGCTGGTCATCGCGGTCAGCCTCGGCATCTGGCAGGGCACCCGCGCCGGCTGGCGGCACGGCACCCGCTTCGACCGCTTCTCCACCGGCCTGTCGCTGGTGCTGTGGTCGGTGCCGACGTTCTGGCTCGGGCTGCTGCTCATGATGGTGCTCGGCGTCGGCATCGGGCCGATCCCCGGGCTGTTCCCGTTCAGGGGCATCGAGAGCGTGGACGCGCCCGACGGGTTCGCGTACGTGCTGGACGTCGCCTCGCACATGGTGCTGCCCTGCCTGACGCTGGTCGCCGTCGTCTACGCCCAGTACCTGCTCGTCATGCGCTCGTCGCTGCTGGAGGAGGTCGGGCAGGACTACGTCACCGTGGCGCGGGCCAAGGGGCTGCGCGACGACGACGTGCGGCGGCGGCACGCCGTGCCCAACGCGCTGCTGCCGACCGTGACGCTGGTGTTCATGCGGATCGGGTTCGTCGTGGGCGGCGCGGTCACCGTCGAGACCATCTTCACCTGGCCCGGCCTCGGGCAGCTCTTCTACGAGGCGGTGCGGGTGCCGGACTTCACGCTCATGCAGGGCACGTTCCTGCTGATCACGGTCGCCGTGATCCTCATGAACACGCTGGCCGACGTGGTCTACCACATCCTCGACCCGAGAGTGAGGTCGGCATGA
- a CDS encoding ABC transporter permease: MTSLAATRRRLALSRFWADFRTHRAGLAGGVILLVAVLLALVAPLFISENVTSVVEGTGQKFAPPSLAEPFGTDESGRSILLMVWWGSRTSLLIGFLAALLSVVIGLVVGVAAGHFRGWVGGALMRITDWFLVLPSLVTALVLAAILGGSTLTIVTAIAITTWPSTARLIRAQTLAVEARPYIERSKALGAGHWHITTRHVLPNVAPLLLASTTLEVASAIVTESTLAFLGASANKTSWGTMLRASYDFGAATNAAWWYILIPGLAILIVVMAFTLMGRALEAVLNPQLRRKA; encoded by the coding sequence ATGACGAGCCTCGCCGCGACGCGGCGCCGCCTCGCGCTGAGCCGCTTCTGGGCCGACTTCCGCACCCATCGGGCCGGGCTCGCCGGCGGGGTGATCCTGCTGGTCGCCGTGCTGCTCGCGCTCGTCGCCCCGCTGTTCATCAGCGAGAACGTGACCAGCGTCGTCGAGGGCACCGGCCAGAAGTTCGCGCCGCCCAGCCTCGCCGAGCCGTTCGGCACCGACGAGTCGGGCCGCTCGATCCTGCTCATGGTGTGGTGGGGCTCGCGCACGTCGCTGCTCATCGGCTTCCTCGCCGCGCTGCTCAGCGTCGTCATCGGCCTCGTGGTCGGCGTCGCGGCCGGGCACTTCCGCGGCTGGGTCGGCGGCGCGCTGATGCGGATCACCGACTGGTTCCTGGTGCTGCCGTCGCTGGTGACGGCGCTCGTGCTGGCGGCGATCCTGGGCGGCAGCACACTGACGATCGTCACCGCGATCGCGATCACGACCTGGCCCTCGACCGCCCGGCTGATCCGCGCCCAGACGCTCGCCGTCGAGGCCCGCCCCTACATCGAGCGCTCCAAGGCGCTCGGCGCGGGGCACTGGCACATCACCACCCGGCACGTGCTGCCCAACGTGGCCCCGCTGCTGCTGGCCAGCACCACGCTGGAGGTGGCCAGCGCGATCGTGACCGAGTCCACGCTCGCCTTCCTCGGCGCCAGCGCCAACAAGACGTCCTGGGGCACGATGCTGCGCGCCTCCTACGACTTCGGCGCCGCCACCAACGCGGCCTGGTGGTACATCCTCATCCCCGGCCTGGCCATCCTCATCGTCGTCATGGCGTTCACCCTCATGGGGCGGGCGCTGGAGGCCGTGCTCAACCCCCAGCTCAGGAGGAAGGCGTGA
- a CDS encoding ABC transporter ATP-binding protein, translating to MSLLELDDVSVTYRIAAGEVPAVRGVSLTLDSGAALGVAGESGSGKSTLAMALLRLLPRDARVDGRILLGGEDIAAMTWGRLRAVRWAEASIVFQGAQHGLNPVRRIGDQIAEPLLVHGLAKPEGARKRVTELLEQVGLPAWRARSYPHELSGGQRQRVMIAMALACSPRLIIADEPTTALDVMVQAQVLTLIKELVAEHGISLIMISHDLSVLADVCDQLAVMYAGRVVEHGPSAQVFHDPRHPYAKALAAAFPTVGDPASRMAPQGLGGDPPDPMQLPTGCAFHPRCPVALPECASTDVELWPAGPGRVAACVHVRAKEEAS from the coding sequence GTGAGTCTCCTCGAACTCGATGACGTGTCGGTGACGTACCGCATCGCCGCGGGCGAGGTGCCCGCGGTGCGCGGCGTGTCGCTGACCCTCGACTCCGGAGCGGCGCTCGGAGTCGCCGGCGAGTCGGGATCCGGCAAGTCGACGCTGGCCATGGCGCTGCTCCGGCTCCTGCCCCGGGACGCGCGCGTCGACGGCCGGATCCTCCTCGGCGGCGAGGACATCGCCGCCATGACGTGGGGACGCCTGCGGGCCGTGCGCTGGGCGGAGGCGTCGATCGTCTTCCAGGGCGCGCAGCACGGGCTCAACCCCGTGCGCAGGATCGGCGACCAGATCGCCGAGCCGCTGCTCGTCCACGGCCTGGCCAAGCCCGAGGGCGCCCGCAAGCGGGTGACCGAGCTGCTCGAACAGGTCGGCCTGCCGGCCTGGCGGGCGCGCAGCTACCCGCACGAGCTGTCGGGCGGCCAGCGACAGCGCGTGATGATCGCAATGGCGCTGGCCTGCTCGCCGCGGCTGATCATCGCCGACGAGCCGACCACCGCGCTCGACGTCATGGTCCAGGCGCAGGTCCTGACGCTGATCAAGGAGCTGGTCGCCGAGCACGGCATCTCGCTGATCATGATCTCGCACGACCTGTCGGTGCTCGCCGACGTCTGCGACCAGCTCGCGGTCATGTACGCCGGCCGCGTCGTCGAGCACGGCCCCTCCGCGCAGGTCTTCCACGACCCGCGGCACCCGTACGCGAAGGCGCTGGCGGCGGCGTTCCCGACCGTGGGCGACCCGGCCTCGCGCATGGCGCCCCAGGGGCTCGGCGGCGACCCGCCCGACCCCATGCAGCTCCCGACCGGCTGCGCCTTCCACCCGCGCTGCCCGGTCGCGCTGCCGGAATGCGCGAGCACCGACGTGGAGCTCTGGCCGGCCGGTCCCGGCCGCGTCGCGGCCTGCGTGCACGTACGGGCCAAGGAGGAAGCCTCATGA
- a CDS encoding ABC transporter ATP-binding protein — protein sequence MTETQTPAEAVETSRPTLLEARDLRVEFSSRGRRARAVDGVNLAIGKGEIVALVGESGCGKTTLARTLLGLERPTAGEVRFDGAALDYRARALKAYRRQVQLVLQDPMGSLNPRHTVYEAVAEGPRIHGLADERDVVATALSRAGLRPPDRFFLRHPHELSGGQRQRVVIAGALALDPKVLIADEPVASLDASVRGEILALLLRLRAELGLSALVVTHDLGLAWNIADRVAVMYLGRIVESGPVEQVLTAPRHPYTQALLSVLPESPERVVLTGEPPDPTRIPGGCRFHARCQVLASGRAAEAGVDGRCRTEPPAVLPAVAGAQAACHYADVSG from the coding sequence ATGACCGAGACGCAGACCCCCGCCGAGGCGGTCGAGACCTCGCGGCCCACCCTGCTGGAGGCCCGCGACCTGCGCGTGGAGTTCAGCTCGCGGGGCCGCAGGGCGCGCGCCGTCGACGGCGTCAACCTGGCCATCGGCAAGGGCGAGATCGTCGCGCTGGTCGGCGAGTCGGGCTGCGGCAAGACCACGCTCGCCCGCACCCTGCTCGGCCTCGAACGCCCCACCGCCGGCGAGGTCCGCTTCGACGGGGCCGCGCTCGACTACCGGGCGCGGGCGCTCAAGGCGTACCGCCGGCAGGTCCAGCTCGTCCTCCAGGACCCGATGGGCTCGCTCAACCCCCGCCACACCGTGTACGAGGCCGTCGCCGAGGGCCCCCGCATCCACGGCCTCGCCGACGAGCGGGACGTCGTGGCCACGGCCCTGTCCCGCGCCGGGCTCCGGCCGCCGGACCGGTTCTTCCTGCGCCACCCGCACGAGCTGTCCGGCGGGCAGCGGCAGCGCGTGGTGATCGCGGGCGCGCTGGCCCTCGATCCGAAGGTGCTGATCGCCGACGAGCCGGTGGCCTCCCTGGACGCCTCCGTACGCGGCGAGATCCTGGCGCTGCTGCTCCGGCTGCGCGCCGAGCTGGGGCTGTCGGCGCTGGTCGTCACGCACGACCTCGGGCTGGCGTGGAACATCGCCGACCGGGTCGCCGTGATGTACCTCGGCAGGATCGTCGAGTCGGGGCCGGTCGAGCAGGTGCTGACCGCGCCGCGGCACCCGTACACGCAGGCGCTGCTGTCGGTGCTGCCGGAGTCGCCGGAACGGGTGGTGCTGACCGGCGAGCCGCCGGACCCGACCCGCATCCCCGGCGGGTGCCGCTTCCACGCCCGCTGCCAGGTGCTCGCCTCGGGGCGGGCGGCCGAGGCCGGGGTGGACGGCAGGTGCCGTACGGAGCCGCCGGCCGTCCTGCCCGCCGTCGCCGGGGCGCAGGCGGCCTGCCACTACGCGGACGTGTCCGGCTGA
- a CDS encoding response regulator transcription factor, with protein MLGVLRATDRATDRATDRATDRAPGSPPAGLPGREEDVIRALARGLSNAEIGRELRLTEATVKAHVSRVLAKLGLANRVQAAILVHDADLGQPDTSA; from the coding sequence GTGCTCGGCGTGCTCCGTGCCACCGACCGGGCCACCGACCGGGCCACCGACCGTGCCACCGACCGTGCTCCCGGGTCGCCGCCTGCCGGGCTGCCCGGCCGCGAGGAGGACGTGATCAGAGCCCTGGCCCGCGGCCTGTCCAACGCCGAGATCGGCCGCGAGCTGCGCCTCACCGAGGCCACGGTCAAGGCGCACGTCAGCCGGGTGCTGGCCAAGCTGGGCCTGGCCAACCGGGTCCAGGCGGCCATCCTGGTGCACGACGCCGATCTCGGTCAGCCGGACACGTCCGCGTAG